The following are from one region of the candidate division KSB1 bacterium genome:
- a CDS encoding PBP1A family penicillin-binding protein has translation MKRTAKILLIGSALIALAAMIYALLRLPQLPDDLNRIALGRPTKIYDDSGRLIRIMANRQIVPLSQISPYMIQAVLALEDRDFYRHHGISKTGMARALLANLRFRRVAQGGSTITQQLAKNLFFSFERSMVRKLQELFITLQIEQQFTKDQILEAYLNQIDFGSGVYGVEPAAQIYFSKHADELTLAEAAMLAGIPRWPARYNPYKNPEVAKERQQFVLKRMLEANSITQEQYETALGQKLRFRQLFEAGEYAEYFIDAVINEASEQFGKAAVLYGGLDIFTTLNSDYQAAAVEAITLGMQELDELLGLPPYKSAKWSERSNYPQAALAAIDPRTGAVKALVGGRDFRSAPFNRALAANRLPGSAFKPFTFTAAIDRGIISPETVLVDEPVQFRIYNQIWEPKNFDQQYLGPMTAKMALAKSRNVIAAQIIEKVGPETVIKYAKEMGITSPLEPNLSLALGSSGVSPLEMASGYATLAAEGIYRKPFLTRKINAPQKLLYENEYRSKRALDQQTSYIMIDMLTGVVEFGTAASIRTAGIDRPCAGKTGTTNDFRDAWFVGFTPELVAAVWVGFDDNRSMRTPTGRGITGAYGALPIWIRFIQRALAGKVYQEFPIPPGIEFRWVDPYTGLETDAATGMRIAVRSTQ, from the coding sequence ATGAAAAGAACCGCTAAGATTCTGCTGATCGGATCAGCTCTAATCGCGCTTGCGGCGATGATTTATGCGCTGTTGCGGCTGCCCCAGTTACCCGACGACTTGAACCGAATTGCATTGGGCAGGCCGACCAAAATTTATGATGACAGCGGCCGCCTGATCCGTATCATGGCAAATCGACAGATCGTGCCGCTTTCGCAGATTTCTCCATACATGATTCAAGCCGTGCTGGCGCTGGAAGACCGTGACTTCTATCGGCATCACGGGATCAGCAAGACGGGCATGGCGCGGGCGCTGCTTGCCAACTTGCGCTTTCGCCGCGTTGCCCAGGGCGGCAGCACCATCACCCAGCAGCTGGCAAAGAATCTCTTTTTCAGTTTTGAGCGCTCTATGGTGCGCAAGCTGCAGGAGCTGTTCATTACCCTGCAGATCGAGCAGCAGTTTACCAAAGACCAGATCCTGGAGGCCTATCTCAATCAGATCGACTTCGGATCCGGGGTTTACGGCGTTGAGCCGGCGGCGCAGATCTATTTTTCCAAACATGCCGACGAGTTGACGCTTGCCGAAGCGGCTATGTTGGCGGGCATTCCCCGCTGGCCTGCCCGTTATAACCCCTACAAAAACCCCGAAGTGGCCAAGGAGAGGCAGCAATTCGTACTCAAACGGATGCTCGAAGCGAACAGCATTACGCAGGAGCAGTACGAGACGGCTTTAGGGCAAAAGTTGCGCTTTCGGCAGCTTTTCGAAGCCGGCGAGTATGCCGAATATTTTATCGATGCGGTGATCAACGAGGCGTCGGAGCAGTTCGGCAAGGCGGCAGTGTTGTACGGCGGTCTCGATATTTTTACCACGCTCAACAGCGATTATCAGGCGGCGGCCGTTGAAGCGATCACCCTCGGGATGCAGGAACTGGACGAGTTGTTGGGGTTGCCGCCGTACAAATCCGCCAAGTGGTCGGAACGGAGCAATTATCCGCAGGCGGCTTTGGCGGCGATCGATCCGCGAACCGGCGCCGTCAAGGCCTTGGTGGGCGGTCGCGACTTTCGCAGCGCTCCGTTCAATCGCGCCCTGGCGGCAAATCGTCTGCCGGGGTCGGCTTTCAAACCGTTCACTTTTACGGCGGCAATCGATCGGGGGATCATTTCTCCTGAAACCGTTTTGGTTGACGAACCGGTGCAGTTCCGCATCTACAATCAGATATGGGAACCGAAGAACTTTGATCAGCAGTACCTGGGACCGATGACCGCCAAGATGGCTTTGGCTAAATCGCGCAATGTGATTGCCGCTCAAATTATCGAAAAAGTGGGTCCGGAGACTGTCATCAAATATGCCAAAGAGATGGGCATCACCAGTCCTCTGGAGCCTAATTTATCCCTTGCCCTCGGCTCTTCCGGCGTTTCTCCGCTGGAAATGGCTTCCGGATATGCCACTCTCGCTGCCGAAGGCATTTACCGCAAGCCTTTTCTCACTCGCAAGATCAATGCGCCGCAAAAACTGCTATATGAAAACGAGTATCGTTCTAAACGCGCATTGGATCAGCAGACCAGTTACATTATGATCGACATGCTGACGGGCGTGGTCGAATTCGGCACAGCTGCGTCGATTCGCACTGCAGGCATCGATCGCCCGTGCGCCGGGAAGACCGGCACGACCAATGACTTTCGTGACGCTTGGTTCGTCGGTTTTACGCCCGAATTGGTAGCGGCGGTCTGGGTCGGTTTCGACGACAACCGTTCGATGCGCACGCCCACAGGCCGCGGGATCACCGGTGCCTATGGTGCTCTGCCGATTTGGATTCGCTTTATCCAAAGAGCATTGGCCGGTAAAGTCTATCAGGAATTTCCTATTCCGCCCGGAATCGAATTCCGCTGGGTCGATCCTTACACCGGCCTGGAAACAGACGCTGCAACCGGCATGCGCATTGCCGTCCGCAGCACACAATAG
- a CDS encoding PfkB family carbohydrate kinase, with amino-acid sequence MSTKSFLVGALGEAVWDDYGGKRFIGGGAANFCIHAAAMGCRSVLFSRIGHDREGRELKEALARRSVDTSALQIDLFLPTPIVSVALDGKGYPHYTCPFRPTIDEIRLDSLWEETAPQLDGLYFSMRALQGNVSSETGKRFLQLAGNAVKLFDPELRSWDPTQELKVINLLNEADILKLDLTSCGWLKIGLQSEEDEVVFLHRLIETFGFELAALTLGEYGCYLVSRTEEVYDPGYFITQRDASGAGDAFAAALLVKFLEGASLTETADFANRLGAFVASHLGAAPAWQPEDLELFAWNSL; translated from the coding sequence ATGAGCACAAAAAGTTTTCTTGTCGGCGCTTTAGGGGAAGCCGTTTGGGACGATTACGGCGGTAAACGATTCATCGGCGGTGGGGCTGCCAATTTCTGCATTCATGCCGCGGCTATGGGGTGCCGCAGCGTATTGTTCAGCCGCATCGGTCATGATCGTGAAGGCCGAGAACTAAAGGAGGCACTTGCACGACGATCCGTCGATACCTCGGCTCTGCAGATCGACCTGTTTCTGCCCACTCCGATCGTTTCTGTAGCATTGGACGGCAAAGGATATCCTCATTACACCTGTCCTTTTCGACCGACCATCGATGAGATTCGCCTCGACTCACTCTGGGAAGAAACGGCGCCGCAGCTCGACGGTCTCTATTTCAGCATGCGCGCCCTGCAGGGAAATGTTTCCAGCGAAACCGGCAAGAGATTTTTACAACTGGCCGGTAACGCAGTCAAACTGTTCGATCCTGAGCTGCGTTCCTGGGATCCTACGCAGGAGTTAAAAGTCATCAACCTTTTGAATGAGGCGGACATCCTAAAACTCGATTTGACCAGCTGCGGATGGCTCAAGATCGGCCTGCAGAGTGAAGAGGACGAGGTTGTTTTTCTTCACCGTTTAATCGAGACGTTCGGCTTTGAACTGGCGGCGCTGACATTGGGGGAATACGGCTGCTATCTTGTCAGCCGGACAGAAGAAGTCTACGACCCCGGCTATTTCATCACTCAACGCGACGCCTCGGGGGCGGGAGACGCCTTTGCCGCAGCGCTGCTGGTCAAGTTCCTGGAAGGCGCGTCGTTGACGGAAACGGCCGATTTTGCCAATCGCTTGGGGGCTTTTGTGGCTTCGCATCTGGGTGCCGCACCGGCTTGGCAGCCGGAAGATCTCGAACTCTTTGCCTGGAACAGTTTGTGA
- a CDS encoding TonB-dependent receptor, translated as MYKWGVVFIACSVALISNRLNGAEGKISGVIVDEKTREPLSGANVLVLDTPFGAAADAEGRYTIDKLEPGSYNLEFRFLGYKTVKKGNVIVNPNRTTIMDVVLEPSVLTGETIEVSAGYFQEAKEAIVGSRSMDFEEIRRSPGDVVDIQRVVQVLPAVVSGTDQLNEIIVRGGYPGENLFLMDNIEIPNPNHFAVQGAGGGPINMLNSFMVRTIDFYAGAFSARMGDRASSAMEITLRNASRDRRRWEGQLGMSGVGLLLEGPLSSRGGYIFSARKSYLDWIISSTGLTAVPHYHNLQARIDYELNRSNTLILNAVYGNDHIDIEEGDEAGYGRGAENVTNRNRQIIGGATLRTFWRRGIFSNTTLSAVSNRYYVDAFRQPGHRTFFKNSSQEDEYTAKTDWVIQAAKFLELDFGLSFKSVQDQYDVTISPDTLFLYDTTKIPPDSILGIFRLYPGQIIDRGITSYKSAAYLQSVWEWSRWRLTAGLRYDYFRYTRFSSWSPRLGLSYGLTSTLRLKIAYGRHFQSPYPIELIPSPLNRNLRHKYADHWVAGLDWLARDDVKLTLEVYDKKYFDIPVEYSLTTPDPFDDSRGYKVNAGSGKARGIEFFLQKKLISRFSTIISYAYSSAYSIDLRSGGRIPADYDYRHVFTAMAGYKYRAAGRKWYQDFRRTTLYKIFSWLPFVPADDNELSVKWRYLGGRPYTKPVYHPEIQRWVIDENLPMNAHRYPAYHRLDLRLDRRFVFNTWAMIVFFDVINLYGRDNVWSYQYNDDGTVSQVNQFSTMPVGGVSLEF; from the coding sequence ATGTACAAATGGGGTGTCGTTTTTATTGCCTGTTCTGTTGCTCTAATCAGCAATCGGCTGAATGGTGCTGAGGGCAAAATCAGCGGCGTCATTGTCGATGAAAAGACTCGCGAGCCGTTGAGCGGAGCCAACGTGCTGGTCCTCGACACGCCTTTCGGCGCCGCTGCAGACGCAGAAGGACGTTATACAATTGATAAACTCGAGCCGGGCAGCTATAACTTGGAGTTTCGTTTCCTCGGCTATAAAACGGTCAAAAAAGGCAACGTCATTGTCAATCCCAACCGTACGACGATCATGGATGTCGTTTTGGAGCCGTCCGTGTTGACCGGTGAGACGATCGAGGTGAGCGCCGGTTATTTCCAAGAGGCCAAAGAGGCGATCGTCGGCAGTCGTTCCATGGATTTCGAGGAAATTCGGCGGAGTCCCGGCGATGTCGTCGACATCCAGCGTGTGGTGCAGGTGCTGCCGGCCGTGGTTTCGGGAACCGATCAACTGAACGAGATCATCGTACGCGGCGGCTATCCAGGTGAAAATCTTTTTCTCATGGACAATATCGAGATCCCGAACCCCAATCATTTTGCCGTCCAGGGTGCCGGCGGCGGTCCGATCAACATGCTGAACAGTTTTATGGTCCGCACGATCGATTTTTACGCCGGAGCGTTTTCAGCCCGCATGGGCGACCGCGCCTCTTCCGCAATGGAAATTACGCTGCGCAACGCTTCGAGAGACCGCCGCCGTTGGGAAGGGCAATTGGGCATGTCAGGTGTCGGCCTCCTATTGGAAGGTCCCTTGAGCTCTCGCGGCGGCTATATTTTCTCGGCCCGAAAAAGCTATCTCGATTGGATTATTTCCTCGACCGGCTTGACGGCAGTTCCGCATTATCATAATCTTCAGGCAAGAATCGATTATGAATTGAACCGCAGCAACACATTGATCCTCAATGCGGTTTACGGCAACGATCACATCGACATCGAAGAGGGGGATGAGGCAGGCTACGGCCGGGGTGCCGAAAACGTCACTAACCGCAACCGGCAGATTATCGGCGGAGCTACCCTGCGGACGTTTTGGCGCCGCGGCATCTTTTCAAACACAACCTTAAGCGCTGTAAGCAACCGTTATTATGTTGATGCCTTCCGCCAACCCGGACACCGAACTTTTTTCAAAAACTCTTCCCAAGAAGACGAATATACTGCCAAAACCGATTGGGTCATTCAGGCGGCGAAATTCCTGGAGCTCGATTTCGGATTGTCTTTCAAATCGGTTCAGGATCAATATGATGTCACCATCTCTCCGGACACGCTTTTTCTCTACGATACGACAAAAATCCCGCCCGATTCGATCCTCGGAATTTTTCGTTTGTACCCTGGACAAATCATCGACCGCGGTATAACTTCCTATAAATCCGCCGCTTACTTGCAATCCGTCTGGGAATGGTCGCGTTGGCGCTTGACTGCCGGCCTTCGTTACGACTATTTTCGTTATACCCGATTCTCGTCATGGAGTCCGAGACTCGGCCTCTCGTACGGCCTCACGTCTACTCTTCGCCTAAAGATCGCCTACGGCCGGCATTTCCAGTCACCTTATCCTATAGAGCTGATTCCAAGCCCGCTCAACCGCAATTTGCGGCATAAATATGCCGACCATTGGGTGGCCGGACTGGATTGGCTGGCCCGCGACGACGTCAAATTGACTTTGGAGGTTTACGATAAAAAATACTTTGACATTCCCGTAGAATACAGTTTAACCACGCCTGATCCTTTCGACGATTCAAGAGGATACAAGGTCAATGCCGGCAGCGGCAAGGCGCGCGGAATAGAATTCTTTTTGCAGAAAAAGCTGATCAGCCGGTTTTCCACCATCATCAGTTATGCTTATTCGAGCGCTTATTCCATCGACCTCCGCAGCGGCGGAAGGATTCCGGCTGATTACGATTACCGGCATGTTTTTACTGCCATGGCCGGATACAAATATCGCGCTGCCGGGCGGAAATGGTACCAGGATTTCCGCCGCACGACGCTATATAAAATATTTTCCTGGCTGCCGTTTGTACCCGCAGACGACAACGAACTCAGCGTCAAATGGCGGTATTTAGGAGGCAGACCTTACACCAAGCCTGTCTACCATCCCGAAATTCAGCGGTGGGTGATCGATGAAAACCTGCCGATGAACGCACATCGCTATCCTGCTTATCACCGGCTCGATCTTCGCCTCGACCGCAGGTTTGTCTTCAACACATGGGCGATGATCGTCTTTTTCGACGTCATCAATTTGTACGGGCGCGATAATGTTTGGTCCTATCAATACAATGACGACGGGACCGTCAGTCAGGTCAATCAGTTTTCGACCATGCCGGTCGGCGGGGTGTCGCTGGAATTCTAA
- a CDS encoding multiheme c-type cytochrome: MKPQKAVLIGLSVLLLIMMAVLSAGEKNFGTQPYSKFEKPEACGSCHTDIYMQWTQAMMSQAYTHHWDEIEYFDLAVAHAQKVPSLKGPVDGCNGCHAPLAYLAGDVPPPRPSEGSRANESVSCDLCHSISGIQSDDSVPYNFSFVVSPGRIKYGAKEGVVSPHHETKKLDIFAQAELCANCHNEKNPFGVWVKSTQIEWLEGPYSHQGVPCQQCHMPKAWGRNAKMAKEDMVAQHLFNGAHDPGKIAGAIELRMHPEEREAAPGDVVVLKVQLFNGKAGHKIPTGSVEDRIMWLHVTARDSDGKEYHLPVDKKGFEGEEYTIAADVLAYVDMGVPKGIKDFKGVPRDGVPVGDRIFRMPYFDPNGIMTILQWNTARLGVDYRIGPRETKIETFTWQVPDDIPLGKVTFRAQLNYQKLVKPVADFLGVPAEESEIVPVNFAETWIQVVD; encoded by the coding sequence ATGAAGCCCCAAAAAGCAGTTCTAATTGGCCTTTCAGTTTTGCTGTTAATAATGATGGCGGTTCTATCGGCCGGAGAGAAGAATTTCGGCACCCAGCCCTACAGCAAATTCGAAAAACCGGAAGCCTGCGGATCATGTCATACGGACATTTATATGCAGTGGACGCAGGCGATGATGTCGCAGGCTTATACGCACCACTGGGATGAAATCGAATATTTTGATCTGGCGGTTGCGCATGCGCAAAAGGTGCCGTCATTGAAAGGACCGGTCGACGGCTGCAACGGCTGTCATGCCCCGTTAGCCTATTTGGCGGGCGACGTCCCGCCGCCGCGCCCCTCGGAGGGGTCGCGTGCCAATGAGAGCGTCAGCTGCGATCTTTGTCACAGCATCAGCGGCATCCAAAGCGACGACAGTGTTCCCTACAACTTTAGCTTTGTCGTATCGCCCGGCCGTATCAAGTACGGCGCAAAGGAGGGCGTAGTCTCGCCTCATCACGAGACGAAAAAGCTCGACATCTTTGCGCAAGCCGAACTCTGTGCGAATTGTCACAACGAGAAAAATCCCTTCGGCGTTTGGGTAAAATCGACGCAGATAGAATGGCTGGAAGGACCCTATTCTCACCAGGGCGTCCCTTGTCAGCAATGCCATATGCCCAAGGCATGGGGGCGAAATGCAAAAATGGCCAAAGAAGACATGGTGGCGCAGCATCTGTTTAATGGAGCCCATGATCCCGGAAAAATTGCCGGTGCGATCGAGCTTCGCATGCACCCGGAAGAACGCGAAGCAGCTCCCGGCGATGTTGTGGTCCTGAAGGTGCAGCTGTTCAACGGGAAGGCCGGACACAAGATCCCCACCGGCTCGGTAGAAGATCGAATCATGTGGCTGCATGTCACGGCAAGGGACTCCGACGGCAAAGAGTATCATCTGCCGGTGGATAAAAAGGGATTCGAAGGCGAAGAGTATACGATTGCTGCGGACGTGCTTGCCTATGTCGATATGGGGGTTCCCAAAGGGATCAAGGACTTTAAGGGTGTACCCAGAGACGGCGTGCCGGTCGGCGACCGCATCTTTCGCATGCCGTATTTTGACCCGAACGGCATCATGACCATCCTGCAATGGAATACCGCGCGGCTCGGCGTCGATTACCGCATCGGACCGCGGGAGACAAAAATCGAGACCTTTACTTGGCAAGTGCCGGATGATATTCCCCTTGGCAAGGTGACTTTTCGCGCCCAGTTGAATTATCAAAAACTGGTCAAGCCGGTGGCGGATTTTCTGGGAGTTCCGGCGGAAGAAAGCGAAATCGTACCGGTAAATTTCGCCGAAACTTGGATCCAAGTCGTCGATTAG
- a CDS encoding thiamine pyrophosphate-binding protein, with amino-acid sequence MQGSKHLVDGSLLIVEALTRAGADVYIGYPITPANLIYEYARRRFPEFYAAPDEISALQWAAGYAAAGKLPVAATSFPGLALMVESVNMFYMMELPLVLVLVQRLGPSTGSATVGAEGDLLLLRGLLSGGYTLPVFCPADLTDCWTLSAAALDAAANMRSPVILMTSKEMVMTSCSLDLAALPPISPVKGSAGAAEHHSEPYAADEKDVPPFLPVGNSLRRVRLNASTHDRSGLIRDNTPESLANTQRLQKKVLHLMKNYEYFIFDAQDGSDLLLISYGVSALSTRAAAEELRRRSIAVDLLTLQTLLPVPQDVIDRLTHYRKIIIVEENITGALRQVLFGLWRDERIIAIGSIGRPISPSQIIREAGL; translated from the coding sequence ATGCAGGGTTCCAAACATCTGGTCGACGGATCTCTTTTGATCGTCGAGGCTTTGACCCGCGCCGGCGCGGACGTGTATATCGGTTACCCTATTACTCCGGCAAATTTAATCTACGAATATGCCCGGAGGCGTTTTCCGGAATTTTATGCCGCTCCGGATGAAATTTCCGCTTTGCAGTGGGCTGCAGGCTATGCGGCAGCCGGCAAACTTCCCGTCGCCGCAACTTCTTTTCCAGGTTTGGCACTAATGGTGGAATCCGTCAACATGTTCTATATGATGGAACTGCCGTTGGTGTTGGTGCTTGTACAACGGTTGGGACCGAGTACCGGCTCCGCAACCGTCGGGGCAGAGGGAGATCTGCTTTTGCTGCGCGGCCTTCTGTCCGGCGGATACACCTTGCCGGTTTTCTGCCCGGCAGATTTGACGGATTGCTGGACGCTCTCTGCCGCCGCGCTCGATGCGGCTGCGAATATGCGGTCGCCGGTCATCCTGATGACCTCCAAGGAAATGGTCATGACTTCCTGCAGCTTGGACCTTGCAGCGTTGCCGCCGATCTCGCCTGTCAAAGGATCTGCCGGCGCCGCGGAACACCATTCCGAGCCTTATGCAGCAGATGAAAAAGATGTACCGCCGTTTCTTCCTGTCGGCAATTCGCTTCGCCGCGTTCGTCTGAACGCCTCTACGCATGACCGGAGCGGTCTCATTCGCGACAATACCCCCGAATCGCTCGCCAACACGCAAAGGCTGCAGAAAAAAGTCCTTCACCTTATGAAAAATTATGAATATTTCATTTTTGACGCTCAGGACGGCTCAGACCTGCTGCTGATCAGCTATGGAGTTTCGGCTTTGTCAACGCGGGCGGCTGCCGAAGAGCTGCGTCGCCGCAGCATTGCCGTGGATCTGCTCACGCTCCAGACTTTGTTGCCTGTGCCGCAGGATGTTATTGACCGCCTAACTCATTATCGAAAAATAATCATTGTGGAAGAAAACATCACCGGCGCTCTGCGCCAGGTTCTGTTCGGATTGTGGCGCGATGAGCGGATTATTGCGATCGGCAGCATCGGCAGGCCTATTTCTCCCTCGCAGATCATTCGTGAGGCGGGATTATGA
- a CDS encoding thiamine pyrophosphate-dependent enzyme has protein sequence MTNRLLNDKSFPYCPGCGHGLILKALDAAFQALDLDPLNAVIVSDIGCCGLIDALVNSHTVHGLHGRSTALAQGIAMAAAGSGKKVIAVLGDGGASIGLQHILTAARWNVEMLVILHNNMVYGMTGGQRSALSPPNLRADGGPQPLDVCALAAAAGAQRVIRRFADDDLTAAFIELLKTRGCSLIEVLETCPSHGLRKYPELRQAAVYPPIDAVGSFPIFTPGVRQTPSLLDEIPAVPSKFTSSLQRQLQVTVAGSAGEGVQSAGEIAALAAMRCGLEVQKRGEYPITVGNGFSLVHLTFSPQPICYADALDPDIILAVSEEGWKKVKSRIRPGARLLADAELQIEQGGMEQPAFRRVGGAKGAALAALVYWGERTKIIPFEAFNAAVSSHRLGKILQPLLEKSRGAWFGDA, from the coding sequence ATGACGAATCGACTGCTCAACGACAAGTCGTTTCCGTACTGTCCCGGTTGCGGACATGGACTGATTCTCAAAGCGTTGGATGCAGCTTTTCAGGCTCTCGATCTTGATCCACTCAATGCCGTTATCGTCAGCGACATCGGCTGCTGCGGACTGATCGATGCGCTGGTCAACAGTCACACCGTGCACGGCCTGCACGGGCGATCGACCGCCTTGGCTCAGGGGATTGCCATGGCTGCCGCCGGTTCCGGTAAAAAAGTGATTGCCGTTCTCGGCGACGGCGGAGCTTCGATAGGTCTGCAGCATATTTTGACTGCGGCGCGCTGGAACGTCGAGATGCTGGTCATTCTTCATAACAACATGGTCTACGGCATGACGGGCGGCCAGCGCAGCGCGCTTTCACCCCCGAATCTGCGGGCTGACGGAGGGCCTCAGCCGCTCGACGTCTGCGCCTTGGCTGCCGCCGCCGGAGCTCAACGGGTTATTCGCCGCTTTGCGGATGACGATTTGACGGCTGCCTTCATCGAGCTGCTGAAAACGCGGGGGTGTTCGTTGATCGAAGTGCTCGAAACCTGCCCCTCGCACGGCTTGCGAAAATATCCTGAACTGAGACAAGCTGCCGTATATCCGCCTATCGATGCGGTCGGTTCCTTTCCGATTTTTACACCCGGTGTTCGGCAAACGCCCTCGCTGTTGGATGAAATACCCGCCGTTCCAAGCAAATTTACTTCATCGCTTCAGCGGCAACTGCAGGTTACTGTTGCCGGTTCGGCGGGAGAAGGCGTACAGTCTGCCGGCGAAATCGCCGCTCTGGCGGCCATGCGTTGCGGTCTCGAAGTCCAAAAGCGCGGCGAATATCCGATTACCGTCGGCAACGGCTTTTCGCTGGTACATTTGACCTTTTCGCCGCAGCCGATATGCTATGCCGACGCTCTCGATCCCGATATCATTTTGGCAGTTTCGGAAGAGGGATGGAAAAAAGTGAAAAGCCGCATCCGTCCTGGAGCGCGACTTTTAGCCGATGCGGAGTTGCAGATCGAGCAGGGGGGCATGGAACAGCCGGCATTTCGAAGGGTCGGCGGCGCCAAAGGAGCAGCTCTGGCGGCGCTGGTCTATTGGGGAGAAAGGACGAAAATCATCCCATTTGAGGCGTTCAATGCTGCCGTTTCATCACATCGCCTTGGGAAAATATTGCAGCCTCTGCTGGAAAAGTCGCGCGGGGCTTGGTTCGGAGACGCCTAA